From the genome of Desulfurella sp.:
CTAACATAGTAAGTAAAGTGCTGTCCTTTTATTACTTTTACTGGTTGGTTCATAATAACCTTTTGTTCTATTTTAGATGTAACATTTAAAGGTTGGCCTACAAATATAAACATAAAGCACCTCCTTAATTTGATACTTTTATTTGGTAAGTTAGACCGTTTTGGTTTAAGTCATACTCAACTTGATGGCTAAGGAAAAATGGCATACCGAAGTCTTCAAAGTTAAACCAAGAGGGGTGAGATGAATCGCCAGCATAACATACGACATTATTGATCAGATTACCATAGCCACCTTGATTTGGATCGTAAGTGGTAAAACTAAATAAATATAGGTTGCTGTTTGTATTAGATGAATAAAGAGTATAACCGCTTTGTATATAACATCCATCTAAATACTGAGACGATGAAGATGACCAATTTGGTAACTGTTGCAGTAAAGAACCAAATGAAGTATAAGTTCCTGTTCCTGTATCAAACATTGTGGAGTATGATACAGAGGAAGATGTTGCAGAGGGAGAGTACATGGTAGTATTGTAGCCGTTATAGGATATTGTAGTGTAATTCCCACTAACAGAACCACCAAAGATTAAATAACCTATAGGTGTGGTTGAAGAGACAACTTCAGCGTTATTTGTTAGAGAGATAAAGCTAAAGCTGTAGTTGTGGTAGCCTAATAGAGCAGGGAAACAAGCATGGAAATAATCACTGCAACCTACTCCCAAATCTCCGTTAATTCCATTAGCACCAAAAGCATTTCCTGCTGTTTGAGAGCAGTAGGTCATTGTAGTACACAATCCGTTCATACATACGGTAGCTGAGTATAGTTGTCCGGTAAAAGATTGTCCTCCCCCATATTGTCCACTACATGACTGCCCCGTGCTAACCCCGTAGTTACCATTGGTGATAGAACTATTAGCTAACACTAATCCGCCACCTTGGCCTGTATCTAGTATAACATTATTAATAACATTTCCATTGAGCGTAAGGGATACTGATAAAACATTATAGTATCCTGGATTTTCATATATTGGCACAGAAACCGTTGCTGTAGCTGACGGTATGCATTGATGGTTTATGAACATGTCACTGCTAAGGCAAACACACTGAGAACCATTCCAATATTGTCCTGCAGGACAAGTGGGATTAGTTTGCCCAGTGCTACCTCCTGATTGTTGTGTTTGCCCTGTGCCACCACCTGACGGCGGAGTTTGCCCCGTACCACCACCAGAAGGCGGTGTTTGCCCACCATTTGATGGTGTAGTTCCAGCTGAATTACCGCTTCCGCCACCGCAACTGCTTAAGACCACGGAAGCAAGCCCTATGAAAATAAGCTCTTTAGCAATTGCTATTTTTTTCATATTAACTTACCTCGCTGGACAAGAAAAACAAAGAATTGTTGAACTCCATTTTTTACTTTTTTAGCATCGGTTCTAAGGCCTAGAAAAACAAAGCCTCTCTTACTAGGAACATCCAAAAAACTCCATCTTCCCAATCCACTCTGCAAGAAATAACTTTTTTCTATGAACATGTCATATTAAATATAATCATTTAGGTATATTTGTCAAGTAAGAATAGCTTATGAAGAGGTAGCGTTCCATGTTAATGTTTCCCCTATCCTAAGATTGCCATGATGATATTTTCTTCGGTAATAACTACTGGTTTGATTAAAAAGATATAAATAATGTATAGGAAATAACTTGTAATAGTACTGGCTAACATATATTCATAGCTGTATGCAAGCTCATTAAATATGCACATAATACACGAAATTTCGTGATAGTGGATTACCGTATATAATGCATAAAGAGATGGGAAGAAGAACGCAGTGACTAGGAAAAATTCTTTTCTGCTAGCTAGTGCAATAAAGAATAATAGTGTGCCTATGTCAAATACTTTAATTTCATAATATACAAAGCATAGTATTATAAAGATGATAATGTTGGGGAGTAATCGTAGTAGTATGTCATCTATAGTTAAGCTTTGCTTAATTTTATGTTCTCTTTTTTCTGTAACAATTTTATTATTTATTACTTTTGCTTTTGTGAAATTGCATAGAAAAATCACATGCTTCAAACCAGAGTATAGTATAATCACTTCTTGGTTGTTTGCAACATGCTTCTTCTTTGATGGTCGCAACAAAGTCATATTTAATTATATCTTAAATTTATTCTTCTGTCAAGATCATACCTCAAATTCTGAAGGTTCGTATTGTTTGTTGTATAATTTATCTTCAATTTCTTTTAAGACAGAATAGAGTTTTGTCTCTTTCAGCATAAGGTTTTTATCGTTCCATACAGATATCCAACTATGTTCATTTTCTGGGATCTTCCTTGGAATAGCATTTATATCTATTGCTTTTGTGATAATGGTTAAGTTTGTCCTTAATGTTTGAATAGCAAATGTGTTTTGCAGTGCATTTCCTATACCTTTATTCTTAATAACGATGCTGTCGTTGTTGTAAACATACATTTTAGGTAATATTACATACAAATCTCTTAGCATAGCTTCATACTTAAATGGTATAGTTTCATTTTGGACTAACTGGAAAAAGTTTTCAGGCGGTATATTTGTAAAAATTGAGTCAGTATCAGTGTAATATATATTGTAATTGTGTAAGAGTATTTTAAGCATAATAGAATACATAAAGAACCTAGCTGATGATGTTGTGGCAATAGCATGCAAAGGAGCAGAGACTTTTGCAAATATTCTTGCTTTTTCTATGTTGATATTTCTTATATCTGATATTTCGTGCACAGACTTATGCCTAACAGAGTCAACCCTTAAGCCTAGAGATCCAAATATAGAATTAGATATCACTTTTAACGCATATTGATGAAATCCTTGACTATGTTCTTGTTTTAAGCGTTCTCTTTCCTTTATCAACTGTTCAATCTTTTCTTTATTTGGGAAGTCAGACATATTGCAGAAAAAGCTATTACCTGATACTTCAAAGTCAAACATAAGCAAAAACAAAGACTCATAGCCTTGAATTTGATATTCTTTATCGGGCTGAAATCTAAAGTATCTTCTTCCATGCTCATCTTTATAAGAAAAAGGAAAATATCTATAAAGAATATCCTTATATTCTTCAAATTCTTTTGATATGCCTTTTAACTTAACATGTAAGATAGGAAACATAGATATATATAACTCATACATTTCTTTGAGGCTCTTGCCGTTTGACAGATAATACTTTAAAATAGATTTTAAATCTTGACTTTTGTACATCTTATCAATTTCTTCTTTTGGCAACACTGCTAATGTGCTTCTATTTACAACTACATTAGGATATTGGAAATGCACCAATACATTAGGATATAAACTGTTAGCATCGTAAACATAAGCAAATGGAGCATAGTGTTGAAAGATCTCCACTCTCCCACCAATAAAATCTAACTTATCGTTCATTTTATTTGGTATAAATGTTTTAATATTAAGAGGTATATACTGTCTAGAAGTCCTTGCTTGTGTAAATCCCATATTCTCCTCAGTGAAACGCTCTGCTAACAGCATCATAGATTTAACATAGTTTATTCTATATGTATTGTAATCTTTTTCATCACTACCTACCTCAATCCCATATGTTTTGCATGCATCTTCTAATGTGTTATCTTTGCTAACACTAATTAATTCTTTAATATCTACTAATCTTAGTCTTTTTTTAGACGTGACAATAAACGCTGTATTTTTATTGATCATTATCTTGCCTACATCTTTAAAAATTACAAAATCAAAATGATACCCATCGAAAGCACAAATCCCTGCATGAGAAAACTCTGATGCCTTAATAATAATCCTCGCTATCTTATCATAACTTAGTGGTGTAGTATTGTAATAAAATACATATTGCCCATCTTCTTTTTTATTAAATTTAAACAAATCAAATATAACATCTAGTTTAGTAGCATACTTTTTATAACTCCCAATACAAGCAAAGGAAATGTTTTTTGCATTGATCAGCTCTAAGTTGTCTTTAATCTCATTAATATGCTTGTTATAACGAGTTCTTTTAATTAACTCTAAATTATCTGTTGTATCTAACCTTATATACAGCAATTTACTCCAATCATCTTTGTTTTTGTCCCATCTTACTTCATAGATATTCATAAATCTCTTCTCGCAATTATTATTTTAGCATGTTTCTTCTATGAAATCATGATTGCTATTCACTAACACATCTCTTTTATGAGCTTAATTTCTTCTTCTGTAAGATTGTAAAGCTTATATACTAACTCGTTGATTTGTTCTTCT
Proteins encoded in this window:
- a CDS encoding DNA polymerase domain-containing protein, giving the protein MNIYEVRWDKNKDDWSKLLYIRLDTTDNLELIKRTRYNKHINEIKDNLELINAKNISFACIGSYKKYATKLDVIFDLFKFNKKEDGQYVFYYNTTPLSYDKIARIIIKASEFSHAGICAFDGYHFDFVIFKDVGKIMINKNTAFIVTSKKRLRLVDIKELISVSKDNTLEDACKTYGIEVGSDEKDYNTYRINYVKSMMLLAERFTEENMGFTQARTSRQYIPLNIKTFIPNKMNDKLDFIGGRVEIFQHYAPFAYVYDANSLYPNVLVHFQYPNVVVNRSTLAVLPKEEIDKMYKSQDLKSILKYYLSNGKSLKEMYELYISMFPILHVKLKGISKEFEEYKDILYRYFPFSYKDEHGRRYFRFQPDKEYQIQGYESLFLLMFDFEVSGNSFFCNMSDFPNKEKIEQLIKERERLKQEHSQGFHQYALKVISNSIFGSLGLRVDSVRHKSVHEISDIRNINIEKARIFAKVSAPLHAIATTSSARFFMYSIMLKILLHNYNIYYTDTDSIFTNIPPENFFQLVQNETIPFKYEAMLRDLYVILPKMYVYNNDSIVIKNKGIGNALQNTFAIQTLRTNLTIITKAIDINAIPRKIPENEHSWISVWNDKNLMLKETKLYSVLKEIEDKLYNKQYEPSEFEV